One part of the Lotus japonicus ecotype B-129 chromosome 2, LjGifu_v1.2 genome encodes these proteins:
- the LOC130735298 gene encoding uncharacterized protein LOC130735298 encodes MSMADWFSMVSPSRGIKFELVDRHAPTAWVIDLKDHRATYRGRVMEDRTDERGRLTRGVLRRMELSFNLPPSVRCGPGTGQRPPSQPSPSSDEEDPSEIEADTEAPVAPLPPTAVDPTDVVSSSRLVEPKREPYVPSASRRFPSTPSRGYRVEPLVRVVEEDVLLEEVDVEMGSTRVVRRTVRRRLWIWTRR; translated from the coding sequence atgtcgatggcggattggttttcgatggtctctccctcgaggGGGATCAAGTTTGAGTTGGTTGATCGACATGCCCCCActgcttgggtgatcgatcttaAGGATCATCGGGCGACATATCGGGGAAGGGTAATGGAGGACCGAACTgatgagcgtggacgtctgacgagaggagttctacgacgcatggagctgagcttcaacttaccACCTTCGGTGCGCTGTGGACCGGGCACTGGCCAGAGACCACCTTCACAACCTTCACCTTCATCTGACGAGGAGGATCCATCTGAGATCGAGGCTGATACTGAGGCACCTGTCGCGCCACTTCCTCCTACTgctgtcgatcctaccgacgttgtgtcgtcctcgaggctcgtggagccgaagagggagccttatgttccatctgcctctcgTCGTTTTCCGTCTACTCCATCACGTGGCTACCGCGTGGAACCCCTGGTgcgtgtggtggaggaggatgtccttttagaggaggtagatgttgagatgggtTCGACTAGGGTCGTACGCAGGACAGTCAGGAGGAGGTTGTGGATTTGGACGCGGAGATAA